In one window of Gadus chalcogrammus isolate NIFS_2021 chromosome 12, NIFS_Gcha_1.0, whole genome shotgun sequence DNA:
- the LOC130393863 gene encoding uncharacterized protein LOC130393863 yields the protein MSAGTRSGKVLRKNTTAAKDDKMLPSASAQTCDINFDSGDDSTDTPHVSEPKKGDRSPTVKNLLQKAKMRERSQDKKLQKVIKERDALRKQLAYLSKAPREEQSSEEDTASCSSLSSMSRSSSCSSSSSSDEKMKRKGKGKLRLSKTKNKIKKARKHHKVTDVRKRARGPFEVIRRYKKVLKAYNRGLKLSASCAYAGVNELTVRSTASIAELATASPAEFTKLLDKTKQGKLKDVANLCENYIKGDAQVQTKIDDLKSQCKLIPYAKRA from the exons ATGTCGGCAGGCACCAGATCTGGGAAAGTTTTAAGAAAGAACACAACAGCAGCGAAGGACGACAAAATGCTCCCCTCCGCCTCCGCTCAAACATGTGACATCAACTTTGACAGTGGTGATGACTCCACAGATACCCCCCATGTCTCTGAACCGAAGAAAG GTGACCGGTCACCAACGGTGAAGAATCTCCTCCAAAAGGCCAAGATGAGAGAGCGGTCTCAAGATAAGAAACTCCAGAAAGTGATAAAGGAGAGGGATGCTCTTCGCAAACAACTGGCAT ACCTGTCTAAAGCTCCCAGAGAAGAACAATCTTCAGAGGAAGACACTGCCTCCTGCTCATCATTGTCTTCAATGAGCCGgtcctcctcctgttcttcctcctcctcctcagatgaGAAGATGAAACGAAAGGGCAAGGGAAAACTCAGACtttcaaagacaaagaacaaaataaagaagGCCAGGAAGCACCACAAAGTGACTGATGTCCGCAAAAGAG CCCGTGGCCCTTTTGAAGTGATAAGAAGATACAAGAAGGTCCTGAAAGCATACAATCGGGGCTTGAAATTGTCGGCTTCCTGTGCATACGCAGGGGTGAACGAACTCACAGTCAGGTCCACGGCAAGCATTGCAGAGCTGGCAACAGCGTCACCTGCCGAGTTCACAAAGCTCCTCGATAAAACCAAACAGGGAAAGCTGAAAGATGTAGCAAATTTATGCGAAAACTACATTAAAGGTGATGCTCAGGTTCAGACAAAAATAGATGACTTAAAAAGTCAATGCAAATTAATCCCGTATGCAAAGAGagcataa